Part of the Oceanidesulfovibrio indonesiensis genome is shown below.
GTCTCCTCGGGCTTCAGGGAAATCGTGCAACGGCGAACCGGGGCCGGTGAGCATCTCCGCCACGCTGCCCGCCAAGTGGGAGTCCTGCTCGGCAAGGCGGTAGTACATCCACTTGCCGCCGCGCCGGCCGGCAACGAGTCCGGCATGCCGGAGCGTGGCGAGATGACGGGAGACGGTGGACTGCGGCATGTCCAGAGCGGCCATGATGTCGCAAACGCACAGCTCCCCGTGAGTCAGGCAGCGCAGAATGCGTAGCCTGGTGGGATCGGCCAGAGCCTTGAAGAAAAATGCGAGGGTTTCCATGTCGTTCATTATAGTATGCGCCTTCCGGGATGGTTCTCTGGAGCGTCGTGCGCTCAAGATGGGCGTGGCACCTGCCGTGGCTGCAGATACGTGTCCCGCCCACAAGCGCCCGGAGAAGTAAAGCCGTTTATCGCATGATTGTATCCGCTTATGCGGATTTGTCAATGGTGTGTGTAAAGAAAGACGGCCCTCTATGCGAACGCACTTATCGCCTCAGCCGACAAAATCTACCAGATACTTCAAAGCCGTAAGAATGACGACGGTGGCGAGCATCCACTTGAGCGCCTGAGCGGGTACGAACTTCTGGAGGCGGGCGCCGCAGTAGGTTCCGGCCAGCCCGCCGATGCCGAAAAGAAGCCCGAGGACCCAGTCCGGCGCTACGGAGAGATGCGGATAGAACGGCGCCAGGGCTTGATAGAACGCCACCCCGGCCACGGACGTGGCGAAGGTCGCCATGAGCGTGACGCCGGCGATGGTGTGCACCGGAAGACCGATAATGGCCACGAGGAACGGCGCCATGATCGCGCCGCCGCCGATGCCGTAGGTTCCTCCCAAGATTCCCACGACGAGGCTCAGGGCAAAGACCGTGCGCGGCGAGCAACTGTACTTTTGGCCCTGGTACTCGTACGCGATGCTCCGCATGCACGTCTGCAGGACGTGGACTCGCGCGGACCGCGCTCCAGTTTCTCCGGCGCTGTGCTGTCCGCGTCGTTCGGCAAGCAGATTGCGCACCATCCGAGCGCCGATGAGCAGCAAGACCAGAGCGGCGAACGCCTTGAAGGACGCAGCATCCGGCAGCAAGGCAACCCGGATGATTGCCCCCGCGAAAACTCCGGGCAACGTTCCGGCGAGAACGGTCCAGGCCAGGGGCCAGACCATGCGTCCTTCGCGCACGTACTGGTACACGCCGCCGGGCGTGGCGACCACGTTGAAGAGCTGGTTCGTGGCGCTTACGGAAGGAGCGGTGTAGCCTAGAACAGACATCTGGAACGGCAGGAGCAGAAACGCCCCGGACACGCCGCCCATGGACGTGACCAGGGAGATGCCGAATGCGACGGCGACCGGAATCCAGGGCGCGACTTCGATGCCCGCGGCTGGGAAGTGCATGCTGATTCTCTATACCTTGGTGGGGGGTATTTCAACCGGCAAAGCAATAGCCTGACGCCATAACGACTGCAGGTCGGACAGAACCTCGGTCGTACGGGAGCATGGAAGAAGCTTCAGGCAGGAAGATTGTACCGTCGCAGGAGAAGAGGAGTGAGGCGTTTGCCGCTCCAGCCAATAGCAACGCAGTGCCCATTAACGCCGCTTGGCGTGCAGGACCGTATCCACGCAATGGAAGAAGTTCAGAACGCACGGAAGCTTGAGGCGGTACCACGACCATTTGCCGCGGCGCTCGTCTTCCACGATGCCGGCTTTCTTGAGCTGTGAAAGGTGCTTGGACACGGTGGAGATGTCCGCGCCGACAAGCTCGGTGAGGTCGCAGACGCACCGTTCGCCGCGCGATAACTCGTCCAGAATGAGCAAGCGGGAAGGATGGGCAAGCGCCTTCATGATGCGCGCGCGTTCCTCGAAAAAGGATTTATCGGTCCGGGGAGTGAGGTCGAGCATGGGCATTCCTGGCATCTGTCGAAGGGATGGTTGCAATTTGCGCCAAATGTAAACGCGTGTCAAACGTTCAGTTCCTTCCGCTCGAGTGTTGAAACTCCGTGCAGCATAACTGCTGCTCGTGGGCAGGATACGGATGGTTGCCACGGACAGTCGGGCTAATGCTACTCCGTTGCAGGCTTGGCCTTTTCATGTCGTTTGTCCAAAACATTGGACTCGCCCTCCCGGGCCGCCTCGGCGCGGTCCTCCTGTATCTGCTCGTCCAGAAACGTCTCGCGGCTCACGTCGGCGCGTCGGGCCGACGCAGCGATATCTTCGGGACGTTTAGGCATTTCGTGTTTTTCCTCGGTTGCGACATCTTCACGCAGCAGGTGTATGTCCTGACGCGGGGCCGGCATGGCTACGCCGGCCGCATCCAGCGCCTCCTTCACGATGCGGATTGCTTCGCTCTGCACCTTGAGAAATTCATGCGCGCGCTGGTCCACCCAGCCGTGGAAGCGCACGATCACGGCGAAGTCGCTCAGAGACTCCACGCGCATGAACGGTCCCGGATTGCCCATCACGCCAGGCAGCAATGCCAGGGCCCGGCAACCGATGCGCTGCACCTCGCTCAGGTCCTCGTCGCCGCCGATTCCAACGGTGAAACTGAATCCGCGCAACGGGTTTCGCGTAAAGTTGATGATTACGCTTTCAAAGACAAAGGCGTTCGGCAGGCGCAAGTGGTTGCCGTCCAGGGTCATCAGCACGAGCTCGCGGGAGTTCATGCGCACCACGCTGCCGGCGTGGCCTCCCACGTCCACGAAGTCGTCCACGGTGAACGGAGAGCGCAACGAGAGCAATATGCCGGCCAGATAGTTTTCCATGATGTCGCGGAAAGCGAACCCCACCGTCAGACCGAATAGGCCGGCCGCGCCGAGCACGGCGCCGGCCACGGCGGTGAGTCCCAATACTTCCAGCGCGGCGAGCAAGCCAAGGGCGAACACGGCCAGACCGAGGATCCGATGCAGGGAGCTGGCGAGCAGCGGGTTCCTGGTGAACCGACGGCCCACCCCACGCGATCGGGCAAGACCGACTGCGAGCAGGACAAAGAGCAGCAGCACGACAAGTGCGATGACCAGGGCCGGGATGACCGCGAGCGTGTTGGACCAGAGCTCGTTCAGCGTGCGCCACAGGAAGCTGATGCGCGTAGCTGCCGCGGTGTTCAGGGTCACTTCGTCCACCACATGGACAACCCCGTCCAGTTTACGGGCAACCTCGAGGGCGGTTTCGCGAGTCGCGGCGTCCTCCGCCTCGGCCGAGAGCCAGACAACGCCGTCCTGCACGCGAACAGCCACGGTGTCGACGCCATCCATGCCGGCAAGAATGCGTTCCAGCCTGGCGCGCAGCGCTTCGTCCTCGGCAGATGGCTCCGCAGGAGCGGAGGGGACGGCATTCGGGTCAGCTGGATCGTCCGTTACCTGCGCCGGAGTATCGTCAGGCGACTGCGGTTCTGACGGTGTTTGCGCGGCTGTCGCTCCGATACACAGCGTCAGCAGCAGGACCACGGCAAGGGCGAGAACGAGTCCGGAACTGCAGGGGAGAGGTGTGGTGGCGTGTAGTCGCATGGTGGGCGCTCGCTGTAACGATGGAAAGATCGGGTACTGATACGCTGATTATTCTAGCGCATTTTCGAACCCAGTGCGAGCTTGCACCGTGCATGCTCTTCCAGCTATAGACCGGGTGCCGCTTCGGCGGTGCAATTCCCTTTTGGAGCCGACGAAAATGGATCTGAAGAACATCGCCAGACTCCGGGTGACCTGCCCGGACAAGCCCGGCATCATCGCCGCAGTCACCTCGTTTCTGCACCACCACGGCGCGAACATCACCGCTCTGGACCAGCACGCCACCGAGCCCTACGGCGGCACGCTCTATCTGCGCCTGGAATTCCAGACTCCGAACCTGGACGTCTCCGGTCCGGCCTTGGAGCGTGCTTTTCAGGATGTGGTGGCGACGCCGTTCGACATGGCCTGGGACATAACCTACGGCCGAAACACGAAACGCATGGCCATTCTGGTCTCGCGGCAGGAGCACTGTCTCATGGAGCTGCTCTGGCGGTTCGCGCGCGGAGAGCTGCCCTGCGAGGTGACCATGGTGGTCTCCAACCACCCGGACCAGCGCGAGGCCGTGGAGAATTTCGGTATTCCGTACCACTACGTGCCCGTGGACGGCGACAAGCCTGCGGCCGAAGCGCGGATGCTTGAAATTCTGGACGGGCAGACCGATCTCGTGGTTCTTGCGCGGTACATGCAGATACTCTCCGAGTCCTTCGTGGGCCACTTTCCCAACCGCATCATCAACATACACCATTCGTTTCTGCCGGCCTTTGCCGGGGCGGACCCGTATCGGCAGGCGTACGAACGCGGGGTCAAGCTCATAGGCGCCACGGCGCATTACGTCACGCCTGAGCTGGACGCCGGGCCGATCATTGAGCAGGACGTGACTCGCGTGTCCCACCGCCATTCCGTGGAGGAACTGCGCGCCATAGGCCGTGACCTGGAGCGGCAGGTGCTGGCCCGCGCCGTGGCGTGCCACCTGGACGACAAGATTATCGTGAGCGGCAACAAGACCTGGGTGTTCTAGCCGCCGTCACATCGCAGTCATTGTCCTGCGGCGGCAGTTGCATGGCCGAGACTTCGCCATGCGGGGCCGGCGTTCCGAAGCGCGAGCTCACAGAGCCGGCGGTTTTGGGAAACGATAGGGATTCGGTGGTGTCGCCTCAGGCGGCTGTTGCGGCCAGACGCTCTGAAATGCGCTCCAACGCGGCTGCGAGCTCTTCCGCCTCCACGGGCTTGGCGAGGTAATCGTCCATGCCGGCTTGCTTGAACTCCTCCTCGTCGCCGGGCATGGCGTACGCCGTCATGGCGATGATGGGGATATCGGTGGGGAAGCCGCCTGTTGTATTCTCACGGATGGAACGAGTGGCTGACACGCCGTCGAGCTTGGGCATGTGGATGTCCATGAACACGGCGTCGAAGTGCTCAGTGGCGAGCAGCTGCAGGGCTTCTTCGCCGTCCATGGCTTCCCTGGCGTCGTGTCCGAGCTTTTGCAGCAGGCGGACGGCGTAGAAGCGGTTGACGGTTTCGTCCTCCACAACGAGGAGTTTGAGCGGCCGTTCCGACAGCTCCTGGGGTTGCGAGGGCTGATGTGCCGGGGCTGTTCGTTCGTCTTCAACCCGCTTCAGAAACACATTCACGTGGACGTCCGTGCCGCGTCCCGGCTCGCTGTCCATCACCAGCGAGCCGTCCATCATCTGCACAAGCCGTCTGACGATGGTCAGACCGAGCCCAACTCCGCCAAAACGCCGCGTGTAGGAACTGTCCGCCTGGGTGAAGGAGTCGAACACCTCGGCGAGCTTCTGGTCCGGAATGCCTATGCCCGTGTCGCTGATCATGAAATGGACAGGCACGCGCGCAGAGTCCGTGGCGAACGGCACGGAGATGTGCAGGACCACCTCGCCGGATTCGGTGTACTTCACTGCGTTGCCCACGAGATTGAAGAGCACCTGGCGCAGCCGGCCGGGATCGCCCTGGAGTATTTTCGGTACATGCGTGTCAATCTCATACCGGAAATCCAGCCCCCTGATGGTTGCTTCCTTGCTGTAGGTGTCCACCACCGGCGCGACGACATCTGTCAGCTCGAACTCCTCGTCGGCCAACTCGAATTTGTTGGCCTCGATGCGAGAGATGTCGAGGATGTCGCTCAGGATGCGCAAGAGGTTCTGGCTGGAAATCATGGCCGTGGCGATGTACTGCCGCTGCTCTTCGTCCAGGGCCGTGGACTCCATGAGCTGGAGCATGCCCATGACGCCGTTGAGGGGGGTGCGCACTTCGTGGCTCATTGTGGCCAGGAATTCGTTTTTCACCTGATTGGCGATCTCGGCGGCGTCCTTGGCGGTGCGCAATGCCTCCTCTGCGCGTGAACGCTCGGTGAGGTCCACGCCCATGCAGGTGACCTCGACAATGCGGTCCTTGGAATCCCGGGAAAGCACATTGGACCACGCCACATTCAGTCTGGAGCCGGAGCGGGTGAGTATCTCGTTCTCGAAGGTTGATAGTTCGCCGAGCTCCTGGCGCGCCATGGTTGTTTCGAACACGTTGCGCACGGTGTCGCGGATGTCCTCGGGAATGAATGTTTCGATCCAGTCGCTTCCCAAAGCCTCTTTGCGGGTGTAGCCGGTGAGCTCAAGAAAGTAATCATTGGCGAAAGTAAGCTGGCATTTGGTGTCCAGCGAGATGCCGATGAGCGGGATATTCTCCAGCACGTGGCGGAATTTGGATTCCGAGCGGGCCAGTGCCTCGGCCGAGCGCTTGCGTTCGGTAATGTCCCGGAAGCTGGCGAGAAGGTGGAGCTGGCCGTCGTGCCGCATGGGCGTGGCGCGATACTCGAAATGGATGGTGCGGCCGGAACCGACTCTGCCCGAGGTTTCGCCGAACAGTGCTTCCCCGTGTTGGGCCAT
Proteins encoded:
- a CDS encoding ArsR/SmtB family transcription factor; protein product: MNDMETLAFFFKALADPTRLRILRCLTHGELCVCDIMAALDMPQSTVSRHLATLRHAGLVAGRRGGKWMYYRLAEQDSHLAGSVAEMLTGPGSPLHDFPEARGDESRLRHHFETKDAAKCD
- a CDS encoding sulfite exporter TauE/SafE family protein, which translates into the protein MHFPAAGIEVAPWIPVAVAFGISLVTSMGGVSGAFLLLPFQMSVLGYTAPSVSATNQLFNVVATPGGVYQYVREGRMVWPLAWTVLAGTLPGVFAGAIIRVALLPDAASFKAFAALVLLLIGARMVRNLLAERRGQHSAGETGARSARVHVLQTCMRSIAYEYQGQKYSCSPRTVFALSLVVGILGGTYGIGGGAIMAPFLVAIIGLPVHTIAGVTLMATFATSVAGVAFYQALAPFYPHLSVAPDWVLGLLFGIGGLAGTYCGARLQKFVPAQALKWMLATVVILTALKYLVDFVG
- a CDS encoding ArsR/SmtB family transcription factor, which translates into the protein MLDLTPRTDKSFFEERARIMKALAHPSRLLILDELSRGERCVCDLTELVGADISTVSKHLSQLKKAGIVEDERRGKWSWYRLKLPCVLNFFHCVDTVLHAKRR
- a CDS encoding mechanosensitive ion channel family protein, giving the protein MRLHATTPLPCSSGLVLALAVVLLLTLCIGATAAQTPSEPQSPDDTPAQVTDDPADPNAVPSAPAEPSAEDEALRARLERILAGMDGVDTVAVRVQDGVVWLSAEAEDAATRETALEVARKLDGVVHVVDEVTLNTAAATRISFLWRTLNELWSNTLAVIPALVIALVVLLLFVLLAVGLARSRGVGRRFTRNPLLASSLHRILGLAVFALGLLAALEVLGLTAVAGAVLGAAGLFGLTVGFAFRDIMENYLAGILLSLRSPFTVDDFVDVGGHAGSVVRMNSRELVLMTLDGNHLRLPNAFVFESVIINFTRNPLRGFSFTVGIGGDEDLSEVQRIGCRALALLPGVMGNPGPFMRVESLSDFAVIVRFHGWVDQRAHEFLKVQSEAIRIVKEALDAAGVAMPAPRQDIHLLREDVATEEKHEMPKRPEDIAASARRADVSRETFLDEQIQEDRAEAAREGESNVLDKRHEKAKPATE
- the purU gene encoding formyltetrahydrofolate deformylase → MDLKNIARLRVTCPDKPGIIAAVTSFLHHHGANITALDQHATEPYGGTLYLRLEFQTPNLDVSGPALERAFQDVVATPFDMAWDITYGRNTKRMAILVSRQEHCLMELLWRFARGELPCEVTMVVSNHPDQREAVENFGIPYHYVPVDGDKPAAEARMLEILDGQTDLVVLARYMQILSESFVGHFPNRIINIHHSFLPAFAGADPYRQAYERGVKLIGATAHYVTPELDAGPIIEQDVTRVSHRHSVEELRAIGRDLERQVLARAVACHLDDKIIVSGNKTWVF
- a CDS encoding PAS domain S-box protein → MTIHTYRRNAFKVALFYAVAGSCWIIFSDLFANLLSDVPQAIAWYQMLKGLLFVLFSALLIYMLAARQMSDIVEAHKREEESEKRYRTIVENVTDALIIFADRDTVAYANPMACEMLQLPLEKVLQARPKDIFGSSFYSIYQDAWDMAQHGEALFGETSGRVGSGRTIHFEYRATPMRHDGQLHLLASFRDITERKRSAEALARSESKFRHVLENIPLIGISLDTKCQLTFANDYFLELTGYTRKEALGSDWIETFIPEDIRDTVRNVFETTMARQELGELSTFENEILTRSGSRLNVAWSNVLSRDSKDRIVEVTCMGVDLTERSRAEEALRTAKDAAEIANQVKNEFLATMSHEVRTPLNGVMGMLQLMESTALDEEQRQYIATAMISSQNLLRILSDILDISRIEANKFELADEEFELTDVVAPVVDTYSKEATIRGLDFRYEIDTHVPKILQGDPGRLRQVLFNLVGNAVKYTESGEVVLHISVPFATDSARVPVHFMISDTGIGIPDQKLAEVFDSFTQADSSYTRRFGGVGLGLTIVRRLVQMMDGSLVMDSEPGRGTDVHVNVFLKRVEDERTAPAHQPSQPQELSERPLKLLVVEDETVNRFYAVRLLQKLGHDAREAMDGEEALQLLATEHFDAVFMDIHMPKLDGVSATRSIRENTTGGFPTDIPIIAMTAYAMPGDEEEFKQAGMDDYLAKPVEAEELAAALERISERLAATAA